Proteins from one Acetobacteroides hydrogenigenes genomic window:
- a CDS encoding phenylalanine--tRNA ligase subunit alpha, giving the protein MLETIQQLLNEVEAFKADNLQQVEEFRIKLLGKKGSITQLFAEFKNVPVEQKKEIGQKINVLKDAVQDKISSIKEVLENKDEEGEKVDITRPGTQNEIGTRHPISLVKNEMISIFKKLGFSVAEGPEIEDDWHVFGALNFPPEHPARDMQDTFFIEKNPDILLRTHTSSIQVRTMQTQKPPIRVVCPGRVFRNEAISARAHCIFHQIEGLYIDENVSFADLKQTLLYFAKELFGENVKIRLRPSYFPFTEPSAEMDVSCTICGGKGCNVCKHTGWLEIMGCGMVDPNVLEACGIDSKKYSGYAFGMGLERIAMLKYEIRDLRLYFENDVRFLKQFKSAL; this is encoded by the coding sequence ATGCTCGAGACAATTCAGCAACTATTAAACGAAGTTGAAGCCTTTAAGGCAGATAATCTACAGCAGGTAGAGGAATTCAGAATTAAGCTACTTGGTAAAAAAGGATCCATTACCCAGCTATTTGCTGAATTTAAGAATGTTCCTGTTGAACAAAAAAAGGAGATAGGGCAAAAGATCAACGTTCTTAAGGACGCAGTACAAGATAAGATCAGCTCAATTAAGGAGGTTCTTGAAAACAAGGATGAGGAAGGCGAAAAGGTAGATATTACCCGTCCTGGAACCCAGAATGAAATTGGTACACGCCACCCTATTTCGTTGGTTAAGAACGAAATGATTTCAATTTTCAAGAAACTAGGCTTCTCTGTTGCTGAGGGACCCGAAATTGAGGATGATTGGCACGTATTTGGTGCGCTCAACTTTCCACCCGAGCACCCAGCTCGCGATATGCAGGATACCTTCTTTATCGAAAAGAATCCTGATATTCTGCTACGTACGCACACCAGCTCCATTCAGGTAAGAACAATGCAAACGCAAAAACCACCAATCAGAGTGGTTTGCCCTGGTAGAGTATTCCGCAACGAAGCAATTTCGGCTCGAGCACACTGCATCTTCCATCAAATTGAGGGATTGTACATCGACGAAAACGTATCGTTTGCCGACCTAAAGCAGACGCTGCTCTACTTCGCAAAGGAACTCTTTGGAGAAAACGTAAAGATTCGCCTACGCCCATCCTATTTCCCATTCACCGAGCCATCGGCTGAAATGGATGTATCGTGTACCATTTGCGGTGGAAAAGGCTGCAACGTGTGCAAGCACACCGGCTGGCTCGAGATTATGGGCTGCGGTATGGTAGATCCTAACGTTTTGGAAGCATGCGGTATCGATAGCAAAAAGTACAGCGGATATGCCTTTGGAATGGGATTGGAGCGCATTGCCATGCTTAAGTACGAAATTAGGGATCTTCGTCTTTACTTCGAAAACGATGTTCGATTCCTAAAACAGTTTAAGTCGGCTTTATAA
- the nadA gene encoding quinolinate synthase NadA: MINRDDILKKGFVDTPVDSSIDLVAEIARLKKEKNAVILAHYYQTGDIQDIADFVGDSLALSQQAAKTDADIIVFAGVHFMAETAKILSPSKKVLIPDMNAGCSLADSCKAEDFAEFLKNYPDHTVISYVNTTADVKALTDIVCTSSNAVQIVQSLPADAKIVFGPDRNLGSYIKNLTGRDMVIWDGACHVHEEFSLERILELKKEHPNAKILAHPECKKPILLVADHVGSTAELLKFSITDDAQEYIVATETGIIHQMHKSNPDKVFIPAPPLDSTCGCNNCNFMKLITLKKLYNTLLYEMPEVVVDEEVSRKAVRSIKAMLDISAKLGL, encoded by the coding sequence ATGATTAATAGAGATGATATTTTGAAGAAGGGGTTCGTTGATACACCTGTTGATAGCAGTATCGACTTGGTTGCAGAGATTGCCCGTCTCAAAAAGGAGAAGAACGCCGTGATTTTGGCGCACTACTACCAGACAGGGGATATTCAAGATATAGCCGACTTTGTAGGGGATAGCTTGGCGCTTTCGCAGCAAGCTGCCAAAACAGATGCCGATATTATTGTGTTTGCAGGAGTTCACTTTATGGCCGAAACTGCAAAGATTCTGTCGCCATCGAAGAAGGTGCTCATTCCCGATATGAATGCAGGCTGCTCGCTGGCCGATTCGTGCAAGGCCGAAGATTTTGCCGAGTTCTTGAAGAACTACCCAGACCATACTGTTATTTCGTACGTCAATACTACTGCAGATGTAAAGGCGCTGACCGATATAGTTTGTACCTCGAGCAATGCTGTACAGATAGTGCAAAGCCTTCCGGCCGATGCCAAGATCGTATTTGGGCCCGATCGTAATCTAGGAAGCTATATCAAGAATCTTACTGGAAGAGATATGGTTATTTGGGATGGTGCCTGCCACGTTCACGAGGAGTTTAGCCTCGAGCGTATTCTCGAACTGAAGAAAGAACATCCAAACGCAAAGATTCTTGCGCATCCCGAGTGTAAGAAGCCAATTCTGCTGGTTGCTGATCATGTTGGATCTACCGCTGAGCTGCTTAAGTTTTCAATAACTGATGATGCTCAGGAGTATATTGTTGCAACCGAAACTGGAATCATCCACCAAATGCATAAGTCGAATCCAGATAAGGTGTTTATACCAGCGCCTCCGCTCGATTCTACCTGCGGATGCAACAACTGTAACTTCATGAAGCTTATAACACTTAAGAAGCTGTACAATACTTTGCTTTATGAAATGCCTGAAGTTGTGGTAGATGAAGAGGTAAGCCGAAAAGCGGTAAGGTCGATTAAGGCAATGTTGGATATTTCAGCAAAGTTAGGTTTGTAG
- the ruvB gene encoding Holliday junction branch migration DNA helicase RuvB, whose amino-acid sequence MSDSFDPRRANTVDVERDVEAEMRPREFEDFSGQEKVVENLRIFVKAALMRGEALDHVLLHGPPGLGKTTLAHIISRELNVNLKITSGPVLDKPGDLAGLLTNLEQGDVLFIDEIHRLSPVVEEYLYSAMEDYTIDIMLDKGPSARSIQISVNPFTLIGATTRSGLLTSPLRARFGIQCHLEFYDSTVLQRIVKRASAILNIGISDDAAYEIAFRSRGTPRIANALLRRVRDFAQVKGTGFIDVEIARICLEALNIDKYGLDHMDNKILTTIIHKFKGGPVGLNTIATAVGEDPGTVEEVYEPFLIKEGFIKRTPRGREVTELAYKHLGVDRFSEPGRLF is encoded by the coding sequence ATGAGCGATTCTTTTGACCCAAGAAGGGCGAATACTGTTGACGTAGAAAGGGACGTGGAGGCCGAAATGCGTCCGAGGGAGTTTGAGGACTTCAGCGGGCAGGAAAAGGTGGTCGAAAACCTTAGAATATTCGTTAAAGCTGCCCTGATGCGTGGCGAAGCGCTCGACCATGTGCTTTTGCATGGGCCTCCCGGATTGGGTAAAACAACGCTAGCGCACATTATAAGCCGCGAACTAAATGTAAACCTTAAGATAACATCGGGACCTGTATTGGATAAGCCTGGCGATTTGGCTGGATTGCTAACCAACCTAGAGCAGGGTGATGTGCTTTTTATAGATGAAATCCACCGACTTTCGCCAGTTGTAGAGGAGTACCTCTATTCGGCTATGGAGGATTACACGATTGACATTATGCTGGATAAGGGACCTAGTGCTCGTTCCATTCAGATATCGGTTAATCCTTTTACCCTTATAGGTGCAACTACTCGAAGCGGATTACTAACCAGTCCTTTGCGAGCCCGTTTTGGAATTCAGTGCCACCTGGAGTTTTACGATTCAACCGTACTTCAGCGAATCGTAAAGCGAGCATCGGCAATACTGAATATAGGAATCTCCGATGATGCTGCTTACGAGATTGCGTTCCGAAGTCGTGGAACGCCCCGTATTGCAAATGCGCTGCTTCGCCGTGTTCGCGACTTCGCGCAGGTAAAGGGGACAGGCTTTATTGACGTAGAAATAGCCCGAATTTGCCTCGAAGCCCTCAATATAGACAAGTATGGGCTCGACCATATGGATAATAAAATTTTGACCACTATAATCCATAAATTTAAAGGAGGTCCGGTCGGGCTAAATACAATTGCTACCGCAGTAGGCGAAGATCCGGGAACTGTAGAGGAAGTTTACGAGCCATTCCTCATAAAGGAAGGCTTTATAAAGCGTACTCCACGGGGTAGAGAGGTAACCGAACTTGCCTATAAGCATCTTGGAGTAGATCGCTTTTCTGAACCAGGAAGACTTTTTTAG
- a CDS encoding OsmC family protein, which yields MEDKVTLKWQEGMTFEGIVSGHKITIDADEKVGGKNSGPRPKALMLLALAGCTAMDVISILNKMRMPYDDFSIDVFSNKSEEHPVVYTDFKILYKFKGKNLDLEKIKKAIDLSQERYCGVSAMYKNIGPVTFEIVTEE from the coding sequence ATGGAAGATAAAGTTACCCTTAAATGGCAGGAAGGTATGACCTTCGAAGGTATTGTAAGTGGTCATAAGATTACTATTGATGCCGATGAAAAAGTTGGAGGCAAAAACAGTGGTCCACGTCCTAAAGCATTAATGTTACTTGCTTTAGCTGGTTGTACTGCAATGGATGTTATATCTATTCTTAACAAGATGCGGATGCCTTACGATGATTTCAGCATTGATGTGTTTTCCAATAAGTCGGAAGAGCATCCTGTTGTATATACCGACTTTAAAATACTCTATAAGTTTAAGGGTAAAAATCTTGATTTGGAGAAGATTAAGAAAGCTATAGATCTATCTCAAGAGCGCTATTGTGGAGTATCAGCAATGTATAAAAATATTGGACCTGTAACCTTTGAAATTGTTACAGAAGAGTGA
- a CDS encoding peptidylprolyl isomerase — protein MKLKKLAFLTTLFVAVSASAIAKKEPIVILKTSEGTIKLKLYNDTPLHRDNFIKLSKSKYFKGIIFHRVIKNFMIQSGDPDSRNPKPDSTYGEGGPGYDIPAEIVATHFHKRGVLAAAREGDKENPERKSSGSQFYIVQGKKFTDTELNAVEKKVNDRLRLNTIQRIFEAEKAKSENNNLSPEEFKNMINLKVEAEVNSTPPFKISEERREVYKNIGGSPHLDGSYTIFGEVIEGMEVVDKIAATPTNPKDRPLKDIFILNVKVIR, from the coding sequence ATGAAACTAAAAAAATTAGCTTTTTTAACTACATTATTTGTAGCTGTAAGTGCAAGTGCCATAGCTAAAAAAGAGCCAATCGTAATACTTAAAACGAGCGAAGGCACCATTAAGCTGAAGCTTTACAACGACACCCCTCTTCATCGAGATAACTTCATAAAACTTTCGAAGTCAAAATATTTTAAAGGAATAATATTCCATAGGGTCATCAAAAATTTTATGATCCAAAGTGGAGATCCCGATTCGCGAAATCCTAAGCCCGATTCTACCTATGGCGAAGGAGGTCCAGGATACGATATTCCTGCCGAAATTGTAGCCACACACTTCCATAAAAGAGGTGTTTTAGCTGCTGCCCGAGAAGGAGATAAGGAAAATCCAGAACGTAAATCTTCTGGATCACAATTTTACATCGTTCAAGGAAAAAAATTTACGGATACGGAGCTCAATGCTGTAGAAAAAAAAGTTAACGACAGACTTAGACTCAATACCATCCAAAGAATATTTGAAGCAGAAAAAGCCAAATCTGAAAATAATAATCTTAGCCCAGAGGAATTTAAGAATATGATTAACCTAAAGGTTGAAGCCGAGGTTAACAGCACTCCCCCATTTAAAATTTCTGAAGAAAGGCGAGAAGTTTACAAAAATATTGGAGGATCGCCTCATTTAGATGGTTCATACACTATCTTTGGCGAAGTAATTGAAGGTATGGAGGTAGTAGATAAAATTGCCGCCACACCAACTAACCCTAAAGACCGTCCGCTAAAGGATATCTTTATTTTGAACGTTAAAGTAATCAGATAG